A genomic region of Fodinisporobacter ferrooxydans contains the following coding sequences:
- the serS gene encoding serine--tRNA ligase: MLDPKILRNDPERVRQSLIRRGEPTETVDQFLELDKTRRERLVEVESLKNTRNTVSQEVAVLKKNKQDAEELILKMRDVSAKIKELDDQVRTVEEQIQQVILSIPNIPDESVPYGQSEEDNVVIYTWGDQPQFTFTPKPHWDIAQELGLIDFETAGKITGARFAVYKGLGARLERALINFMLDIHTLEHGYTEVLPPFIVNRDSMTATGQLPKFEEDAFKLQDTDYFLVPTAEVPLTNIYRDEILAASDLPQYIVAYTPCFRSEAGSAGRDTRGLIRQHQFNKVELVKIVHPSASQEELLALRGNAETILQLLKLPYQVLDMCTADLGFAAAKKYDLEVWLPSQDMYREISSCSNFGDFQGRRANIRFRPEPQAKPEFAHTLNGSGLAVGRTVAAILENYQQEDGTVKVPDVLVPYMGGITTLGRTEE; this comes from the coding sequence ATGTTAGACCCCAAAATCCTTCGGAATGATCCAGAACGTGTTCGTCAATCTCTGATTCGCAGAGGAGAACCAACAGAAACCGTCGACCAATTCCTCGAACTTGACAAGACAAGACGAGAACGATTGGTTGAAGTGGAATCATTAAAGAATACAAGAAATACTGTTTCTCAGGAGGTAGCTGTTTTAAAGAAAAACAAACAAGATGCGGAAGAGTTAATTTTAAAAATGCGGGACGTTTCTGCGAAAATTAAAGAACTGGACGATCAAGTTCGGACGGTTGAAGAGCAAATTCAACAAGTCATATTAAGCATCCCGAATATTCCGGATGAGTCTGTACCTTATGGCCAGTCGGAAGAGGACAATGTTGTCATCTATACTTGGGGTGATCAGCCTCAATTTACTTTTACTCCGAAGCCCCATTGGGATATCGCTCAAGAATTGGGCTTGATCGATTTTGAAACAGCAGGCAAGATTACTGGCGCCCGTTTTGCCGTTTATAAAGGGCTTGGTGCGCGTTTGGAGCGGGCCCTTATTAATTTCATGCTCGACATACATACGTTAGAACATGGATATACGGAAGTCTTGCCGCCGTTTATCGTGAATCGCGACAGTATGACAGCAACCGGTCAATTGCCGAAGTTTGAGGAAGATGCATTCAAACTTCAGGACACAGATTACTTTCTTGTACCAACGGCTGAAGTTCCTTTGACGAATATATATCGCGATGAAATTCTGGCAGCAAGTGATTTGCCACAGTATATTGTCGCATATACGCCGTGCTTTCGTTCTGAAGCTGGTTCAGCAGGTCGGGATACACGAGGATTGATTCGACAACATCAGTTTAATAAAGTGGAGCTAGTAAAAATCGTTCATCCGTCTGCATCCCAGGAAGAATTGCTTGCACTCCGCGGCAATGCAGAAACGATTCTGCAATTGTTGAAATTGCCGTATCAGGTTCTCGATATGTGTACGGCGGATCTTGGCTTTGCGGCTGCGAAAAAATATGATTTGGAAGTCTGGTTGCCTTCTCAAGATATGTATCGGGAAATTTCTTCATGCAGTAATTTTGGAGACTTTCAGGGAAGACGCGCGAATATCCGTTTTCGACCGGAGCCGCAAGCAAAACCCGAATTTGCCCACACGCTGAACGGTTCAGGTTTGGCAGTTGGCCGTACAGTAGCTGCCATACTTGAGAATTACCAGCAAGAAGATGGTACCGTGAAAGTTCCTGATGTGTTGGTTCCCTATATGGGGGGAATTACGACACTTGGTCGTACAGAGGAATAG